The Nitrospiraceae bacterium sequence TGCGGTCAATCGATCGAGCCGGTCCTTCTGTTCGGCTGGTGTCGGATCTGCCACCCCTTGCCGCATCATCGCTCGCATGCGACCAGGATAGAGAGCGACATCAACCGGGAATAAGAATTGCGCGCTTTGCTCGTCGAACTCTACCTTGATGGCTTTCACTTCACCAAGGATCATGCCGTTAACCTCGACCGCAGAACCCACTGTCAACCCACGCAGCGACTCCTTAAAGTACATCGTAAATACCAGCGTTTCCCGATCCGGCTGCTTCAGTGCTGCTTCGCGATCGGGAAAGAGTGGAAAGACCGTATCGGCATCTGCTTCAGGCAGCGCACCCGAGTCGGCCGGCGCCTCGAAGGCGAGGCCGCCGAGCAGGATCGAGAATAGTCCCTCGGTATTGACCTTCAGGCCTGAGGCGTCAGCAGTGATATCGATCCCGCTTACGTCCCAGAAGCGCGTGTTGGCGGTCACAAATCTGTCATACGGCGACTCGACAAAGATTTTCAACGTGACGCCCGAGCCGTCCTGGTTCAACTCACTGGATGCCACCTTTCCCACCGCAATCCGCCGAAACAAAACCGGCGTCCCAATCTCATGTGACCCGAGGTCCTTGCCTTGAAGGATGAACTGGCGGCCAGGGATATCTCTGGTGACGAGCGGCGCCACTTCGAGGCCTTCAAACTCCCTACGCGGAACTGAGGACTTACCGCGATCCATCTCAATGTACGATCCTGAAAACAAGGTTCCGATCCCCGACACCTGCCCTCCCGCGATCCGCGGTTTAGCAATCCAGAACCTGGCATCTTCAACAAGATGGGGCTCGACCCCCTTGTGAAACTCCACCGTCACGACAACGTTTTGGAGGTCCTTGGTGAAGCCGACGGATTTCACCTCCCCGATGTCGATGTTCTTGTACTTGACCTTTGTCTTGCCTGCCTCGATCCCCTCTGCCGTCTTGAACGTAATGGTCACCGTGGGGCCTTTCTCGAGAATGGTTTTGACCGCCAGCCAGCCCCCGATCAGAGCGGCAACGATCGGAATCAGCCATACGAGCTGAGGTGACGACCGTCGCTTTTTCACCGCCACCGCCGTCGGAACGTCCTCTAACGCTGTACCCCCGCGAGATCCTTCAAACATGATGTGTCTCCTCGGGCTCCCAGAGGAGCCTCGGATCAAACGACATTGCAGCAAGCATCGTCAAGACCACCACGGCACCGAACGCTGCCGCAGCCGGACCTGGTTCAATCGTTGCCAGGGATTTTAGTTGCACAAGCGCCACGAGAATCGTCACCACGTATACGTCCAGCATCGACCAGGGACCAACGAACTCCAGCACCCGGTAGAGCTTCGTGCGTTCCAAGGCTCGTTCAGTCCACCCCAACTGTACGGAAATGGCGAGATACGTGAGGGAGAGGATTTTTGCGAGTGGCACCAGGACGCTGGCGATGAAGACCACCAGTGCGAGATGCCATGAGCCTGAATGCCAGAGATACACGACACCGCTCATGATCGTGTCCGATTGAGACCCGAACAACGAGCCAGTTTTCATGATCGGCAAGACATTGGCTGGGACATACATAATAGAGGCGGCGATAAGGTACGCCCACGTTCGCGAGATGCTGTTGGGTTTCCGAGGATGGAGCGATGCGCCACAGCGGCGACAACGCATCTCGTGAACTCCCGGAATCAGTTGGGACAAGCCGCCACATCCGTGGCAAGCACACAGTCCCATGTGACTCGCGGTCACGGCAGACTCGCTCATTCGCTCTCCTTCAGCAGGCTCCACAATGCATGCGCATTGAAATTAGCTATCGCCGCGGTCAGTGATAAAATCAGCCCCCCAAATGCCCAGAGGGCGATACCAGGGACGACATGTGCGAGGTGGGCAAGCTTGACCAGCGCCACCAGCACGCCGAGGATGAACACTTGCGTCATACTCCACGGTCGGACAGATTGCAGGATGCGGAGGATTGACTTTGCCTCCTCGGGCAGCCATCCAAACTTCAGCGGCAAGAGCAGATACAGCATCATCGAAATTTCCATTGCAGGGATCAGGATGGTCGTGCCAAAAACGAGCGCTGCCACGCCTTCCATATTATTGTCCCATATTCGTTCGACCGCTCCGTAGAGGCTGGTTGCATTCAGGGTTCCTTGTACTTCCAAACCCACAATGGGAAAGATATTCGCGACCACAAAGAGGATGGCCGCTGCGAGCGTCCAAGCGAGTCCCCGATCGACCAGGTCCGGTGTGT is a genomic window containing:
- a CDS encoding MlaD family protein; this translates as MFEGSRGGTALEDVPTAVAVKKRRSSPQLVWLIPIVAALIGGWLAVKTILEKGPTVTITFKTAEGIEAGKTKVKYKNIDIGEVKSVGFTKDLQNVVVTVEFHKGVEPHLVEDARFWIAKPRIAGGQVSGIGTLFSGSYIEMDRGKSSVPRREFEGLEVAPLVTRDIPGRQFILQGKDLGSHEIGTPVLFRRIAVGKVASSELNQDGSGVTLKIFVESPYDRFVTANTRFWDVSGIDITADASGLKVNTEGLFSILLGGLAFEAPADSGALPEADADTVFPLFPDREAALKQPDRETLVFTMYFKESLRGLTVGSAVEVNGMILGEVKAIKVEFDEQSAQFLFPVDVALYPGRMRAMMRQGVADPTPAEQKDRLDRLTA
- a CDS encoding paraquat-inducible protein A, whose translation is MSESAVTASHMGLCACHGCGGLSQLIPGVHEMRCRRCGASLHPRKPNSISRTWAYLIAASIMYVPANVLPIMKTGSLFGSQSDTIMSGVVYLWHSGSWHLALVVFIASVLVPLAKILSLTYLAISVQLGWTERALERTKLYRVLEFVGPWSMLDVYVVTILVALVQLKSLATIEPGPAAAAFGAVVVLTMLAAMSFDPRLLWEPEETHHV
- a CDS encoding paraquat-inducible protein A, whose amino-acid sequence is MADFALTACHECDLLQREPILPPGGVACCQRCDAVLFRDTPDLVDRGLAWTLAAAILFVVANIFPIVGLEVQGTLNATSLYGAVERIWDNNMEGVAALVFGTTILIPAMEISMMLYLLLPLKFGWLPEEAKSILRILQSVRPWSMTQVFILGVLVALVKLAHLAHVVPGIALWAFGGLILSLTAAIANFNAHALWSLLKESE